GCGCTCTCGATCCAATTGGGAATCCCCTATCTGACGCGCATCGAACCTGAGTCTATTTCGCCGGAACTTATGAGCGTCGTCCCGCTCAACTACGCGAAGAAAAATGAGGTGATTCCGATCAAAAAGGAAGACAGGACCATGATCGTCGCGATGTCGGATCCCCTGAATCATTATATTGTGGATGATCTACGTGTTCTTTACGGGGCACCGATTCGGACTGTTATTGCCAGCTCCTATGAGATCGTTTCTGCAATTAATTCTGTGTATAACCGCATGAGCGACATGGGGGCGAAGGGGGCTGGACAGCTCGAGGAGGAGAATCTGGATACGATTGGCCAGGAATTGGAGGAGGTTCAGGATTTGCTGGATTCCGCGGATGAGGCCCCGATTATCCGCCTTGTGAACTCTCTGATCTTTCGTGCGGTGAAACAGAAGGCCTCTGATATTCATATCGAACCGTTTGAGAAGGATCTGATTGTGAGGTTCCGTGTCGATGGGACCCTGTATGATATTATGCATCCTCCGAAGAAGGCCCAGGCGGCGATTACCTCCAGAATCAAGGTCATGGCCAACTTAAATATTGCAGAAAAACGTCTTCCCCAGGATGGCCGCATTCGTCTGAAAATTGCCGGAAAAGATATCGATCTTCGTGTGTCGACAGTCCCGACGGCGGTCGGTGAATCGATCGTCCTTCGTCTGCTCGATAGGAGCAGCGTCGTTCTGGACATCGAAAAATTGGGGATCAATCCCCAGATACAAAAGAGGATCAATGAACTGCTCGACATGAGTCATGGAATTGTCCTTGTGACGGGGCCGACCGGAAGCGGCAAGACGACGACGCTCTATGGGTGTCTGACCAAGATTAATAAACCGGACCTCAAGATTATTACGGTGGAAGATCCGGTGGAATACCAGATCGAAGGGATCAATCAGATTCCGGTCAATCCCAAGATTAACCTGACCTTCGCCTCCGGCCTGCGGGCGATCCTTCGTCAGGATCCCGATGTGGTGCTGGTGGGAGAGATTCGTGATAAGGAAACCGCCGAGATTGCTGTCCAGGCGGCGCTGACAGGTCACCTCGTCTTCTCAACTTTGCATACCAATGACTCCGTTTCTTCGATTACGCGTCTTCTCGATATGGGGGTGGAACCTTTTCTGGTCTCCTCCTCCGTCATTGCCATCCTGGCCCAAAGACTGATGCGGACTGTTTGTCGGGATTGCGCCAAGAAATACAACCCTGACGAAGAGGAGCTCCGACGTCTGAATTTAAGACGCGAGGATCTGAAAGGACGCCAGCTCTATCGAGCGGTCGGTTGTCCCAACTGCATGCAGACCGGTTATTCAGGTCGTAGCGGTATTCATGAGCTTCTCCTGATCGATGAAGAGCTTCGTTCCCTTGTGATGAAGAATTGTGATGCGACCACGCTGAAGAGGGCTGCGATGAGGAAGGGAATGGTCACCCTGAGAGAGGATGCGCTTCAGAGGGCGATGAAGGGACAGACCACCCTCGAAGAGGTTTTGCTTGTGACGCAGGAAGATGTCTTGCGAGAGCGGCTGGAGCAGCCTCTTGAGCCATCTGCCGAACAAAATGTTTCCGAGTCACCGGTGAGCTGAGATAATGCCTGTTTATGCATACAAGGGGTTAAACACTCAGGGCAAGGCGGCTTCAGGCGTTATGGATGCCGAGTCCGAGAAGGCAGCACGACTGAAGCTCAGAAAGATCGGTGTTTATCCCACTCATATTGGATTGGAGGGGGCTCGCTCTTCAAAAGGTTTAAGCCTGGGTGGGGATGTCGATTTCGCAAAGTATTTTCAGAGAATCAAACTTCAGGATCTCGCGGCCCTGACCCGGCAGCTGTCAACCCTCGTCTCGGCGCATATCCCTTTGGTGGATGCCCTGGCCGCCTTGTCAGAACAGACGGCGAATCTGAAGCTCCGGGGAATCATGGGGTCGGTCAAGGAGGCAGTGGTTCAGGGCTCCAGACTCTCTGAGGCGTTAGGTCAACACCCGAAAGTTTTTTCCGGTCTTTTTATCCATATGATTGCGGCGGGTGAGGCCTCCGGGGCGCTTGAGGTTGTGCTGGAGAGGCTGGCCGATCTGATGGAGAGTCAGGCAAAATTGCGGGCGAAGATCCTTGGGGCCCTCATGTATCCTCTGATTATGGCGCTTGTTGGGACAGGACTCATGGCGTTCCTCATTGTTTATGTTGTCCCGAAGGTCACGAAGATCTTTGAGGATGTGAATGCAACGCTTCCCCTCCCGACACGCCTGTTGATCGGTCTCTCCCATCTGATCGGAAATTATTGGTACCTCCTGCTGATCCTGGCTGGCGGGATTTTCTACGGCTTGCGGCGTTTTCTCCGAACCCCGAAAGGCAAGGACCTGTACGATCGTCTTGTCTTGAAGCTGCCGATTTTCGGAAAACTGTTTCGGATGGTTGAGATCTCACGTTTCACGCGAACCCTGGCGACTCTTATGAGCAGTGGGGTAAATCTTCTGAATGGACTGGATATTGTGAAAAAAATTGTGCAAAATACGCTCCTTGTTCAAGCGATCGAGGAGACGCGGATTGCGGTCAGAGAGGGGGAACCGGTGGCAGAACCTCTGCGTCGAAGTGGTCAATTCCCCCCCATCGTGATTCACATGATCGCTGTTGGAGAAAAAACAGGGGAGCTTGAGGCGATGCTGAACCGCATCGCTCAAAATTTTGATCAACAGATTGATAATTTGGTCGGGACACTCACGACACTGCTGGAGCCTCTGATGATCCTGATTATGGGAGGAGCGGTGTCGTTTATTGTGATGTCGATATTGTTGCCGATTTTGCAATTGAATCAATTGGGAGCTTGAGTGGAGTCAAACAAAAAGGGGGAATCATGAAGAAAAAGATGCTGAGCGAGAAAGGGATGACCTTGATTGAAATCATGGTTGTCGTGACCATTCTGGGCATGATCGCGACAATCGTGACCGTCAACGTCTTGGGACGATTGGATCAGGCGAAGGTGACCGCGGCAAAGACGCAGATGAAAAGTCTCGAGACGGGACTTGATGAATTTCGTCGTGACAATGGATTTTACCCCTCAACAGAGCAGGGGATGAAGGCGCTTATTGAAAAACCGTCTGTCGGGAGGATCCCCAACTCTTATCCGCGTGATGGTTACCTGAAGGGGAACGCGGTTCCAAAGGATCCCTGGGGTTGTGATTTTATCTACTATAGTCCCGGTCTCCATGGAAACCGTTATGAAATGACTTCTCTGGGTGCTGACTGCCAGGAAGGGGGAGAGGATACGGATGAGGATATTAATTCCTGGGAGATTGGCGTCACTAAGGAAAAATAGCGGGATTACCCTGATCGAGCTTCTGGTGGCGCTCGCGATCGTCGGGGTGATCGTGGCGCTCGCGACCTCGGGCCTTCGGACTGCCCTGAATGTCGAACTCAAAAGCTCTGCACGTGAGCTCGGTTCCTTGATTCGCTACGTTCGATCCAAGGCGATTACCGAACATAAGTATCTGCGTCTTGCCCTCGATTTTGGTGAGTCGGAGTATTGGGTGGAGGTCAGTGCCGATCCTTTTGTGATCTCCAGTGAAGAAGACGATAGTAAGGAAAGTAAAGAGAAGAAGGGGAAGGGGAAGGGGAAAGAGGCAGAAGCGGTTCCGGAAGAAAACCCTGAAGAAGGGGTCCCTGAGGAGAAAAAA
This genomic window from Deltaproteobacteria bacterium contains:
- a CDS encoding prepilin-type N-terminal cleavage/methylation domain-containing protein, with protein sequence MRILIPGRLASLRKNSGITLIELLVALAIVGVIVALATSGLRTALNVELKSSARELGSLIRYVRSKAITEHKYLRLALDFGESEYWVEVSADPFVISSEEDDSKESKEKKGKGKGKEAEAVPEENPEEGVPEEKKKFEEIEDDTLLRRRKLGSGVFFKDVTVGYLPEKKTEGVLYLYFFPDGYATEGMINLRDEGDEDHFSVEVMSLSGGVNIQGEYRDLEKKE
- the gspE gene encoding type II secretion system ATPase GspE, producing the protein MEDRSLGAILLENTSLTQQQLEEALAYQREKSVKLGDALVQLKYLRNEDILKALSIQLGIPYLTRIEPESISPELMSVVPLNYAKKNEVIPIKKEDRTMIVAMSDPLNHYIVDDLRVLYGAPIRTVIASSYEIVSAINSVYNRMSDMGAKGAGQLEEENLDTIGQELEEVQDLLDSADEAPIIRLVNSLIFRAVKQKASDIHIEPFEKDLIVRFRVDGTLYDIMHPPKKAQAAITSRIKVMANLNIAEKRLPQDGRIRLKIAGKDIDLRVSTVPTAVGESIVLRLLDRSSVVLDIEKLGINPQIQKRINELLDMSHGIVLVTGPTGSGKTTTLYGCLTKINKPDLKIITVEDPVEYQIEGINQIPVNPKINLTFASGLRAILRQDPDVVLVGEIRDKETAEIAVQAALTGHLVFSTLHTNDSVSSITRLLDMGVEPFLVSSSVIAILAQRLMRTVCRDCAKKYNPDEEELRRLNLRREDLKGRQLYRAVGCPNCMQTGYSGRSGIHELLLIDEELRSLVMKNCDATTLKRAAMRKGMVTLREDALQRAMKGQTTLEEVLLVTQEDVLRERLEQPLEPSAEQNVSESPVS
- the gspF gene encoding type II secretion system inner membrane protein GspF, which codes for MPVYAYKGLNTQGKAASGVMDAESEKAARLKLRKIGVYPTHIGLEGARSSKGLSLGGDVDFAKYFQRIKLQDLAALTRQLSTLVSAHIPLVDALAALSEQTANLKLRGIMGSVKEAVVQGSRLSEALGQHPKVFSGLFIHMIAAGEASGALEVVLERLADLMESQAKLRAKILGALMYPLIMALVGTGLMAFLIVYVVPKVTKIFEDVNATLPLPTRLLIGLSHLIGNYWYLLLILAGGIFYGLRRFLRTPKGKDLYDRLVLKLPIFGKLFRMVEISRFTRTLATLMSSGVNLLNGLDIVKKIVQNTLLVQAIEETRIAVREGEPVAEPLRRSGQFPPIVIHMIAVGEKTGELEAMLNRIAQNFDQQIDNLVGTLTTLLEPLMILIMGGAVSFIVMSILLPILQLNQLGA
- the gspG gene encoding type II secretion system major pseudopilin GspG; this translates as MKKKMLSEKGMTLIEIMVVVTILGMIATIVTVNVLGRLDQAKVTAAKTQMKSLETGLDEFRRDNGFYPSTEQGMKALIEKPSVGRIPNSYPRDGYLKGNAVPKDPWGCDFIYYSPGLHGNRYEMTSLGADCQEGGEDTDEDINSWEIGVTKEK